In Deltaproteobacteria bacterium, a single window of DNA contains:
- a CDS encoding glycosyltransferase, whose amino-acid sequence MGTAMHTLRATMLSTDIPVLHLVNRFWIGGAERQFVERLRRHPAGFRAVVGCLETSGPMLEPVRAMGYEPEVFSLKGTLLQANTAVQVARMAALIRAEGIRIVHSTDFNTNLLGFAAARLSGAKSVISRLDLGHLRAGFGRWHRETEKLTARFADLVVTNADAVREVCIREEGVKPENCVVVRNGIDLESFDALAAQGLKAPLPVPDDMPTVAVIGNLWPVKGHRTLVEAVARLPEELHHVRFLCAGEGPEREHLAERIARLGLAERVLLLGHRLDIPGILARAGAACLCSSAEGLSNALMEAMAARLPIVATRVGGNPELVHDGDNGFLVPFGDADALACALRTLLSSPEQAREMGLRGRRRVETDLSMDRMAQGHGALYRRALGAAPLVREPELRAA is encoded by the coding sequence ATGGGAACGGCGATGCACACCCTGCGAGCTACCATGCTCTCGACCGACATTCCGGTGCTGCACCTCGTGAACCGCTTCTGGATCGGGGGCGCCGAGCGCCAGTTCGTCGAGCGTCTGCGCCGCCACCCGGCCGGGTTCCGCGCCGTCGTCGGTTGCCTGGAGACCTCGGGCCCGATGCTCGAGCCCGTCCGGGCCATGGGATACGAGCCCGAGGTCTTTTCCCTCAAGGGCACGCTGCTGCAGGCGAACACTGCGGTGCAGGTCGCGCGCATGGCCGCGCTGATCCGCGCCGAGGGAATCCGGATCGTCCACTCCACCGACTTCAACACCAACCTGCTCGGGTTCGCGGCCGCCCGACTGTCCGGAGCGAAGTCCGTCATCAGCCGCCTCGACCTCGGCCATCTGCGCGCGGGATTCGGCCGGTGGCATCGGGAGACGGAGAAGCTCACCGCGCGTTTCGCCGACCTGGTGGTGACCAACGCCGACGCAGTGCGCGAGGTCTGCATCCGGGAAGAAGGCGTGAAGCCCGAGAACTGCGTCGTGGTGCGCAACGGAATCGACCTCGAGAGCTTCGACGCGCTCGCCGCGCAGGGGTTGAAGGCTCCCTTGCCGGTTCCCGACGACATGCCGACGGTCGCCGTGATCGGCAACCTCTGGCCCGTCAAGGGCCACCGCACGCTCGTCGAGGCCGTTGCCCGCCTCCCCGAGGAGCTCCACCACGTGCGCTTCCTCTGCGCCGGCGAAGGGCCGGAGCGCGAGCACCTCGCCGAGCGCATCGCGCGGCTCGGCCTCGCGGAGCGCGTGCTGCTCCTGGGACACCGGCTGGACATCCCCGGGATCCTCGCGCGCGCCGGCGCCGCCTGCCTGTGCTCGAGCGCGGAGGGCTTGTCCAACGCGCTGATGGAAGCGATGGCGGCGCGACTGCCCATCGTCGCCACCCGCGTGGGTGGAAATCCCGAGCTGGTGCACGACGGCGACAACGGCTTTCTCGTACCGTTCGGCGACGCTGACGCGCTCGCGTGTGCGCTGCGGACGCTGCTCTCGTCGCCGGAGCAGGCCCGCGAGATGGGACTGCGGGGCCGGCGCCGCGTCGAGACCGATCTCTCCATGGACCGGATGGCGCAAGGCCACGGCGCGCTCTACCGCCGCGCCCTGGGTGCCGCGCCGCTGGTGCGTGAGCCCGAGCTGCGCGCGGCGTAA
- a CDS encoding SpoIID/LytB domain-containing protein, protein MRAAAVVVLCAGLAVQAEEIRIEVARGQRAARIEAGGRNHALAVVDSVLTVDGKAVASAEFPGPVRVDGRELPGRLEVFIDRGALVAVNAVDLEQYVAAVVASEVSPKWPAEALRAQAVAARTFAVAQKVAQGPGARAHLGSSVLDQVYRNAARPPQPALDAARSTAGEVLTYGAAPIAAWFSASCGGVSESAEAAFHLEPGAAPYIRGGDSDDDRREWTVRLPLAEITAALRKAQRIQAEIRGVAVETRTASGRAKDLALATSSGTRPLSAVELRQLLGYNRIPSLLFEVSTEGATALFRGRGSGHGVGLCQWGARSRALAGAGYRDILAHYYPDAEVRRMY, encoded by the coding sequence ATGCGTGCGGCCGCGGTCGTCGTTCTCTGCGCAGGCCTCGCCGTACAGGCCGAGGAGATCCGCATCGAGGTCGCGCGCGGCCAGCGCGCGGCGCGCATCGAAGCCGGGGGACGCAACCACGCGCTCGCGGTCGTCGATTCCGTCCTGACCGTGGACGGCAAAGCGGTCGCCTCCGCGGAGTTTCCCGGGCCGGTTCGAGTGGACGGCCGCGAGCTGCCCGGGCGCCTGGAGGTGTTCATCGACCGCGGCGCGCTCGTGGCCGTGAATGCGGTCGACCTCGAGCAGTACGTCGCGGCGGTCGTGGCCAGCGAAGTGTCCCCGAAGTGGCCGGCGGAGGCGCTCCGCGCGCAGGCGGTGGCGGCGCGCACGTTCGCCGTCGCGCAGAAGGTTGCGCAAGGCCCCGGCGCTCGCGCGCATCTCGGCTCCTCCGTGCTCGACCAGGTCTACCGCAACGCCGCCCGCCCGCCGCAGCCCGCGCTCGACGCGGCGCGGTCGACCGCCGGCGAGGTCCTGACCTATGGAGCGGCGCCGATCGCCGCGTGGTTCAGCGCCAGCTGCGGTGGGGTGAGCGAGAGCGCGGAGGCGGCGTTCCATCTCGAGCCGGGCGCCGCGCCGTACATTCGCGGCGGCGACAGCGACGACGATCGGAGGGAGTGGACAGTGCGGTTGCCGCTGGCGGAGATCACCGCGGCCTTGCGGAAAGCGCAGCGGATCCAGGCGGAGATCCGCGGGGTCGCTGTCGAGACGCGCACGGCCAGCGGGCGGGCGAAGGATCTGGCGCTGGCGACGTCTTCGGGAACGCGGCCGCTGTCCGCCGTCGAGCTCCGGCAATTGCTCGGCTACAACCGGATCCCCTCGCTGCTCTTCGAGGTGAGCACGGAAGGAGCCACGGCGCTCTTCCGAGGCCGGGGGAGCGGCCACGGCGTCGGCCTTTGCCAGTGGGGCGCGCGGAGCAGGGCGCTGGCGGGCGCCGGCTACCGCGACATCCTCGCCCACTACTATCCGGACGCCGAGGTCCGCCGCATGTACTGA
- a CDS encoding CBS domain-containing protein, with protein sequence MRCQEIMSKNPATVQMNANVQEVARLMADKDIGFVPIVDQSGIAVGTVTDRDIVIRVVAKGVDPKSAKLSDFGGNEVVCCRPEEDVDRARQLMQQRKVQRILVCDAQKKPVGVISLQDLAQSESEGEVGQTVRGVKEEGSTARH encoded by the coding sequence ATGCGCTGTCAGGAAATCATGTCGAAGAACCCCGCAACCGTGCAGATGAACGCCAACGTCCAGGAGGTCGCGCGCCTGATGGCGGACAAGGACATCGGGTTCGTCCCCATCGTCGACCAGTCCGGAATTGCCGTCGGCACGGTGACCGATCGCGACATCGTCATCCGCGTGGTGGCGAAAGGCGTGGACCCGAAGTCGGCGAAGCTGAGCGATTTCGGGGGCAACGAAGTTGTCTGCTGCCGGCCGGAAGAGGACGTCGACCGCGCACGCCAGCTCATGCAGCAGCGGAAGGTGCAGCGGATCCTCGTCTGCGACGCGCAGAAGAAGCCGGTGGGCGTGATCAGCCTGCAGGACCTGGCGCAGTCGGAGAGCGAGGGCGAGGTTGGCCAGACGGTCCGCGGTGTGAAGGAGGAAGGTTCGACAGCTCGCCATTAG
- a CDS encoding diguanylate cyclase codes for MCVSHPPAASAAQRRYNRLLVLSRIRRSLALKLILASAIPSALVLLTGLGALVAHSHRIALRNPAMAFDELRTGAILGTLLALTFAGMTIALAARHFLLKPIQALSRVMARAELGEFLVRARVQTEDELGRLARSFNTMLSRITDMAVTDIETRASMARMERDLSLQAELQAVNERLGAHVGEMELLLEVSNAISGTLDLPELLATLGRQVCARFGVSEFSVMLVDDATDQLVVEAVAGDAPRNARGMRFHLGEGITGEVAARGQIVYVKDVAKDPRYLQHKGKDPSAGSFLAAPLRSKGRILGVMNLNRPREDDFSAQEIRLAEAIGAQAALAIANARLYQQTLELSFTDPLTGVPNRRQLFLRLENELSRSLRFGDPLSVLMIDLDLFKRINDAHGHSVGDGVLRGVALALRRTIRKIDVVARYGGEEFCVVLPRVAKPEAFEVAEKLRRAVAATTVPGPEGHPALSVTISVGVATLDTDAQDVVGLIDKADSALYEAKRLGRDRVSMATPLHRASA; via the coding sequence ATGTGCGTTTCGCACCCACCCGCAGCCAGTGCGGCACAGAGGCGGTACAATCGGCTGCTCGTGCTCTCGCGTATCCGCCGATCGCTCGCCCTCAAGCTCATCCTCGCCTCGGCCATCCCCTCGGCTCTGGTGCTCCTCACCGGTCTCGGCGCTCTCGTCGCGCACAGCCACCGCATCGCCCTGCGTAACCCGGCGATGGCGTTCGACGAGCTGCGCACCGGCGCCATCCTCGGCACCCTGCTGGCGCTCACGTTCGCAGGGATGACCATCGCTCTCGCGGCGCGTCATTTCCTGCTCAAGCCCATCCAGGCGCTCTCGCGGGTGATGGCTCGGGCCGAGCTCGGCGAATTCCTCGTCCGCGCCCGGGTACAGACCGAGGACGAGCTGGGGAGGCTCGCCCGCAGCTTCAACACGATGCTCTCGCGGATCACCGACATGGCCGTGACGGACATCGAGACGCGCGCCTCGATGGCGCGGATGGAGCGCGATCTGTCGCTGCAGGCCGAGCTCCAGGCGGTGAACGAACGCCTCGGCGCGCACGTCGGCGAGATGGAGCTTCTCCTGGAAGTCTCCAACGCCATCTCCGGAACGCTCGATCTTCCCGAGCTGCTCGCGACTCTCGGGCGCCAGGTGTGCGCGCGGTTCGGGGTCAGCGAGTTCTCGGTGATGCTCGTCGACGATGCGACCGATCAGCTGGTCGTCGAGGCCGTCGCGGGCGACGCCCCGCGGAACGCCCGCGGCATGCGCTTCCATCTCGGCGAGGGCATCACCGGCGAGGTGGCCGCGCGCGGTCAGATCGTCTACGTCAAGGACGTCGCCAAGGACCCGCGCTACCTGCAGCACAAAGGCAAGGACCCCAGCGCCGGCTCCTTCCTGGCCGCGCCGCTGCGGAGCAAGGGGCGGATCCTAGGGGTGATGAACCTCAACCGCCCGCGCGAGGACGACTTCAGCGCCCAGGAAATCCGCCTCGCCGAAGCCATCGGCGCCCAGGCGGCGCTGGCCATCGCCAACGCCCGCCTCTACCAGCAGACGCTGGAGCTGTCGTTCACGGACCCGCTCACCGGCGTTCCCAACCGGCGGCAGCTCTTCCTCCGCCTGGAGAACGAGCTGTCGCGGTCGCTGCGGTTCGGAGACCCGCTCTCCGTCCTGATGATCGACCTGGATCTGTTCAAGCGGATCAACGACGCGCACGGCCACAGCGTCGGAGACGGCGTGCTCCGCGGCGTCGCACTGGCCCTGCGGCGAACCATCCGCAAGATCGACGTCGTCGCCCGCTATGGCGGCGAGGAGTTCTGCGTGGTGCTGCCGCGCGTCGCCAAGCCCGAGGCGTTCGAGGTCGCGGAGAAGCTGCGCCGTGCGGTCGCCGCCACCACCGTCCCCGGTCCCGAGGGCCATCCTGCGCTCTCGGTGACCATCTCTGTCGGCGTTGCAACACTGGACACCGACGCACAGGACGTTGTCGGCCTCATCGACAAAGCCGACAGCGCGCTGTACGAAGCCAAACGACTCGGGCGGGACCGGGTCTCGATGGCTACGCCGCTCCATCGGGCGAGTGCCTGA
- a CDS encoding MoxR family ATPase yields MAHALQTVEDAAERLRGAGYLPSPEIATSAFLADRLEKPILVEGPAGVGKTELARALAQATGRTLLRLQCYEGLDESKALYEWEYAKQLLYTQLLKDKIAETIAGTGTLAEAAERIASSDDLFFSERFLLPRPVLAAIRSKDPALLLVDEIDKADPEFEAFLLEVLADSAVTVPELGTVRAVHTPRVVLTSNAARELSDGLKRRCLHLYIDFPTPQRELEIVRSRVPGVADQLARKVVAAVQAVRKLDLKKPPSISETLDWVRALTILNAATLEPQLVADTLAIILKYEADIAKARDHLAYIAGAEFR; encoded by the coding sequence ATGGCTCACGCGCTGCAGACCGTCGAGGACGCGGCGGAACGCCTCCGCGGCGCGGGTTACCTGCCGTCGCCGGAGATCGCGACCAGCGCCTTTCTGGCCGACCGGCTGGAGAAGCCGATCCTGGTCGAAGGTCCCGCGGGGGTCGGCAAGACCGAGCTGGCCCGGGCGCTCGCCCAGGCCACGGGTCGCACGCTCTTGCGGCTGCAATGCTACGAGGGCCTCGACGAGTCCAAGGCGCTGTACGAGTGGGAGTACGCGAAGCAGCTTCTCTACACGCAGCTGCTCAAGGACAAGATCGCCGAGACCATCGCCGGAACGGGAACGTTGGCGGAAGCGGCCGAACGGATCGCCAGCTCCGACGATCTCTTCTTCAGCGAACGGTTCCTGCTCCCTCGACCGGTCCTCGCGGCCATCCGATCGAAGGACCCGGCACTGCTGCTGGTGGACGAGATCGACAAGGCCGACCCGGAGTTCGAGGCGTTCCTTCTCGAGGTGCTCGCCGACAGTGCCGTAACGGTGCCCGAGCTGGGCACCGTCCGGGCGGTGCACACGCCGCGCGTCGTCCTGACCTCCAATGCAGCGCGCGAGCTGTCGGATGGGCTCAAGAGGCGATGCCTGCACCTGTACATCGATTTCCCCACGCCACAGCGCGAGCTGGAGATCGTGCGTTCGCGCGTTCCCGGCGTGGCCGATCAGCTGGCGCGGAAGGTGGTCGCGGCGGTGCAGGCGGTGCGGAAGCTCGATCTGAAGAAGCCGCCGTCGATCAGCGAGACGCTCGACTGGGTGCGCGCGCTGACGATCCTGAACGCCGCGACGCTCGAGCCGCAGCTGGTGGCGGATACGCTGGCGATCATCCTGAAGTACGAGGCGGACATCGCGAAGGCGCGGGACCACCTCGCGTACATCGCGGGGGCTGAGTTTCGGTAA
- a CDS encoding amylo-alpha-1,6-glucosidase — MRDGTLTTVGAAELLGYEDLGSLPESTGTDKLVLKRGNLFAVTGRVGDIWPPGARDQGAYFEDTRFLSKLRLTVAGGPPVVLSTQTRAEYTSQVDLTVTSTHFGGVFQDPVNFLHIRREQLIDDHFVERLTLTNYLVRDIDYWVDYEFASDFADQFEVRGARRRERGTYFHPIVSEDRVVFCYQGRDGVLYRAEVFFPGRSPDEIAGGHARFHFHLGPNECAGLELHALPSLHAVRSGTSVREAADAARQPGYRPPPIVSEEPDAGWLYPGSHPPSQPPAPRRFDERVARARADYRQWAEASARFETNEEALNWALAQAVADLKALSVFWDGRRVISAGVPWYASPFGRDALITGFQALPVNPDIARDALLFLAAHQGKKADDFREEEPGKILHEIRRGELARTGEVPHTPYYGSVDSTPLFLVLYTEYIQWTNDQATAQQLLPAAEAALRWIEQSGDKDGDGFIEYQRKTERGLRNQGWKDSWDGVPHPDGTPAEPPIALVEVQGYCADAWRRMARLYRQLGRREDAARCTSSAQQLVRRLDEAFWMEKAGHLLFSRAVPEVRARRVARTLLSPDSFSGFGIRTLAKGQRPYNPLSYHNGTIWPHDNSLIAMGLSNYGMQKIAAQVLAGAYDACRQFRHYRLPELYCGMGRAEGDLVVSYPVSCSPQAWASGALFLMLRACLGIYPDAPRKTLKIVNPHLPKPLERVRLERLRIGDTRVSVEFTCTGDSCFAAVREMEGEPLAIRIELGAHRDEA, encoded by the coding sequence GTGCGCGACGGCACGCTGACGACCGTCGGCGCGGCCGAGCTGCTCGGCTACGAGGATCTGGGCTCGCTGCCGGAGTCCACGGGCACCGACAAGCTGGTCCTCAAGCGCGGCAACCTCTTCGCCGTCACGGGGCGCGTCGGAGACATCTGGCCGCCTGGCGCGCGCGACCAGGGCGCCTACTTCGAGGACACCCGCTTTCTCAGCAAGCTGCGCCTGACGGTGGCCGGCGGACCTCCGGTCGTGCTCTCGACCCAGACCCGCGCCGAGTACACCTCGCAGGTCGACCTGACCGTCACCAGCACCCACTTCGGCGGCGTGTTCCAGGATCCGGTGAACTTCCTGCACATCCGCCGCGAGCAGCTCATCGACGATCATTTCGTCGAGCGGCTGACGCTGACGAACTACCTCGTCCGGGACATCGACTACTGGGTCGACTACGAGTTCGCCTCCGACTTCGCCGATCAGTTCGAGGTCCGCGGCGCCAGGCGGCGCGAGCGCGGGACGTATTTCCATCCCATCGTGTCCGAGGACCGCGTCGTCTTCTGCTACCAGGGCCGGGACGGCGTCCTCTATCGCGCCGAAGTGTTCTTTCCAGGGCGCTCTCCCGACGAGATCGCAGGCGGCCACGCGCGGTTCCACTTCCACCTCGGCCCGAACGAGTGCGCAGGGTTGGAGCTGCACGCGCTTCCCTCGCTGCACGCCGTCCGCTCCGGGACGTCGGTGCGCGAGGCCGCGGATGCCGCGCGGCAACCCGGGTACCGGCCGCCGCCCATCGTCAGCGAGGAGCCGGACGCGGGCTGGCTGTATCCCGGGTCGCACCCTCCCTCCCAGCCGCCGGCGCCGAGGAGATTCGACGAGCGGGTTGCGCGCGCGCGCGCGGACTACCGGCAGTGGGCGGAAGCGAGCGCGAGGTTCGAGACCAACGAAGAGGCGCTGAACTGGGCCCTGGCGCAGGCGGTCGCCGATCTCAAGGCGCTCTCCGTGTTCTGGGACGGGCGGCGCGTCATCTCCGCCGGCGTCCCCTGGTACGCCTCGCCGTTCGGCCGCGACGCGCTGATCACGGGGTTCCAGGCGCTGCCCGTCAATCCGGACATCGCCCGCGATGCCCTGTTGTTCCTCGCCGCGCACCAAGGAAAGAAGGCCGACGACTTCCGGGAGGAGGAACCAGGCAAGATCCTGCACGAGATCCGCCGCGGCGAGCTGGCGCGTACCGGCGAGGTCCCGCACACGCCGTACTACGGCAGCGTGGATTCGACGCCGCTCTTCCTGGTCCTCTACACGGAATACATTCAGTGGACGAACGACCAGGCCACCGCGCAACAGCTCCTTCCCGCGGCGGAAGCGGCGCTGCGCTGGATCGAGCAGTCCGGCGACAAGGACGGCGACGGTTTCATCGAGTACCAGCGCAAGACGGAGCGCGGTCTCCGCAACCAGGGCTGGAAGGATTCCTGGGACGGCGTCCCCCACCCCGACGGCACCCCCGCCGAGCCGCCCATCGCGCTGGTCGAGGTGCAGGGATACTGCGCCGATGCGTGGCGGCGGATGGCGCGCCTGTACCGGCAGCTCGGCCGGCGCGAAGACGCCGCGCGCTGCACGAGCTCGGCGCAACAGCTCGTGCGCCGCCTCGACGAGGCCTTCTGGATGGAGAAGGCGGGGCACCTGCTGTTCTCGCGCGCGGTCCCCGAGGTGCGCGCCCGCAGGGTCGCGCGGACGCTGCTGTCGCCGGACAGCTTCTCCGGGTTCGGAATCCGGACGCTGGCGAAGGGGCAGCGGCCGTACAACCCGCTCAGCTACCACAACGGCACGATCTGGCCGCACGACAACTCGCTGATCGCGATGGGGCTGTCGAACTATGGCATGCAGAAGATCGCTGCGCAGGTGCTCGCAGGCGCGTACGACGCGTGCCGCCAATTCCGCCACTATCGCCTCCCGGAGCTTTATTGCGGCATGGGGCGCGCGGAGGGAGACCTGGTGGTCAGCTATCCGGTCTCTTGCTCCCCGCAGGCGTGGGCCTCCGGAGCGCTCTTCCTGATGCTGCGCGCCTGCCTCGGCATTTATCCCGACGCGCCGAGGAAGACGCTCAAGATCGTGAACCCGCACCTGCCGAAACCGCTCGAGCGGGTGAGGCTGGAGCGGCTGCGCATCGGAGACACGCGCGTGAGCGTGGAGTTCACCTGCACGGGCGATTCGTGCTTCGCCGCGGTACGCGAGATGGAAGGCGAGCCGCTGGCGATCCGGATCGAGCTCGGCGCTCACCGCGACGAGGCGTAG
- a CDS encoding glycosyltransferase family 4 protein — translation MTLRVALISTPFVPVPPKGYGGTELVVAELAKALTAKGTDVVVYATGDSDLPGIEVRSYFPAAQWPPDRDIERVHATWSLRDAARDPRGFDVVHVHSPAAVEMARISPWPVICTLHHHHVPELSDLYARTPEVRLIAISRSQARQETAKVAAVVHHGLDPSRYRPMDDQGYLLFLGRYDRVKGVAAAIEVASRARLPLVMAGEPHERDYFDAEVQPLIARHGVLELGPVGGSRKAALLARARALLFPIEWEEPFGLVTIEAMLSGVPVLGTSRGAVPEILDDGITGVICDDPAEMVAAARIADKLFDRRRIRTGAIQRWSAARMADDYLEQYRRAQAEPFVAAADAAAAEG, via the coding sequence ATGACGCTGCGGGTGGCGCTCATCTCGACGCCTTTCGTGCCGGTGCCCCCCAAGGGATACGGAGGGACCGAGCTCGTGGTCGCCGAGCTGGCCAAGGCACTGACGGCGAAGGGAACGGACGTCGTGGTGTACGCGACCGGCGACTCCGACCTTCCCGGAATCGAAGTGCGCTCCTACTTTCCGGCCGCGCAATGGCCGCCGGACCGGGACATCGAGCGGGTCCACGCCACCTGGTCGCTGCGCGACGCCGCCCGCGATCCGCGCGGCTTCGATGTCGTCCACGTCCACTCGCCGGCGGCAGTGGAGATGGCGCGCATCTCTCCCTGGCCGGTGATCTGCACCCTCCACCACCATCACGTGCCAGAGCTCAGCGACCTCTATGCGCGCACGCCCGAAGTGAGGCTGATCGCCATCAGCCGATCGCAGGCGCGGCAGGAGACGGCCAAGGTCGCTGCCGTCGTCCACCACGGCCTGGATCCCTCGCGCTATCGCCCGATGGACGACCAGGGTTATCTGCTCTTCCTCGGGCGCTACGACCGGGTAAAGGGAGTGGCGGCGGCGATCGAGGTCGCCTCCCGAGCCAGGCTGCCGCTGGTGATGGCAGGCGAGCCGCATGAGCGCGATTACTTCGATGCCGAGGTGCAGCCGCTGATCGCGCGGCACGGCGTGCTCGAGCTCGGACCCGTGGGCGGCAGCCGCAAGGCCGCGCTGCTCGCCCGCGCCCGCGCGCTCCTCTTCCCAATCGAATGGGAAGAGCCCTTCGGCCTGGTGACCATCGAGGCGATGTTGAGCGGCGTTCCCGTGCTGGGGACGTCGCGCGGAGCGGTGCCGGAGATCCTCGACGACGGCATCACCGGCGTGATCTGCGACGATCCGGCGGAGATGGTGGCCGCCGCCCGGATCGCCGACAAGCTCTTCGACCGCCGGCGGATCCGCACAGGGGCTATCCAGCGCTGGTCGGCGGCGCGGATGGCCGACGACTACCTCGAGCAGTACCGCCGGGCGCAGGCCGAGCCATTCGTTGCCGCAGCCGACGCCGCGGCAGCGGAGGGCTGA